A genome region from Haliotis asinina isolate JCU_RB_2024 chromosome 11, JCU_Hal_asi_v2, whole genome shotgun sequence includes the following:
- the LOC137255436 gene encoding uncharacterized protein, translating to MLWVSIYCFISFIVHVISTKTYYLAESGMKGIDHVLSSAPLSCVEECIVFCDGKKAISASYDVTTGTCVCHSVFPEMLSLVTQANTSIYANHVGVTAAALGYIYNSSAHFLYKVHSKDLTKWTKAREICQSEGGELAKLDSPEKRQLVRDIVGADGANEYFLGATDWTEDGVWRWVVDNSIFPEFTKSGYSKCLEMEPDLQFDDTGCNVENQKYICDIVP from the exons ATGCTTTGGGTATCCATCTATTGTTTTATTTCGTTCATAGTTCACGTCATAAGTACGAAAACATACTACCTTGCTGAAAGCGGAATGAAGGGCATCGACCACGTCCTCTCCAGTGCACCTCTCAGTTGTGTGGAAGAGTGCATTGTCTTTTGTGATGGAAAGAAAGCTATTTCTGCAAGCTATGACGTGACTACGGGGACTTGTGTCTGTCATTCAGTATTTCCGGAGATGCTTTCTCTGGTAACACAGGCGAACACCTCCATCTACGCCAACCATG TTGGTGTGACAGCTGCTGCACTGGGCTACATCTACAACTCATCTGCGCACTTCCTCTACAAAGTGCACTCCAAAGACTTGACCAAATGGACGAAAGCTCGTGAAATATGCCAAAGCGAGGGAGGAGAATTGGCGAAGCTTGATTCTCCGGAAAAGCGACAGTTGGTGCGGGACATCGTTGGAGCAG ATGGAGCCAATGAATACTTTCTTGGCGCGACAGACTGGACAGAAGACGGAGTATGGAGGTGGGTTGTTGACAACTCAATCTTTCCGGAGTTTACAAAGAGTGGATATTCGAAATGTCTGGAAATGGAACCAGATTTGCAATTTGATGACACTGGTTGCAATGTTGAAAACCAAAAATATATCTGTGACATTGTACCTTAA
- the LOC137256584 gene encoding coadhesin-like: MEGVFQIFTSLAFTNFLPKDLPTSLIVPSKSYCAKDCVLDPNCQSFFYVTNEHNKLCYHMSQVLTSTTGLIAQDDVGYYYVHKVNGGWSEWSVTSAGTCTLSCGGGQQTVIRDRTCSNPLPGHGGTPCPGLSTDSQTQACNTVACAVDGAWATWTVTSTGPCSVTCGGGQQSLSRVRTCTNPSPAHGGSPCPGSSTDNPSQRCNTTPCPVDGAWATWAVASTGPCSVTCGGGKQSLSRVRTCTNPSPAHGGTSCPGSSTDNLSQSCNTTPCPVDGAWATWTVASTGPCSVTCGGGQQSLSRVRTCTNPSPAHGGSPCPGSSTDNPSQRCNTTPCPVDGAWATWAVASTGPCSVTCGGGKQSLSRVRTCTNPSPAHGGTSCPGSSTDNLSQSCNTTPCPVDGAWATWTVASTGPCSVTCGGGQQSLSRVRTCTNPSPAHGGSSCPGSSTDNLSQSCNTTPCPVDGGWTGWTTSSEDPCSVSCGGGTKTRHEARSCTSPVPSNGGATCSGSPTRDTAVSCNTAVCPVTCPTNNGYIHETSVNVCYKITTVTLNWNDARSYCQGEGGDLIALQTSAKETFIRKAIFDIIGHSDVDYFIGGQQTSTLGSWKWVDGTSISGFSMSVSSKMCLEIDKDILDDDSCNNVQRFVCEIILT; the protein is encoded by the exons ATGGAAGGcgtttttcaaatatttactaGTTTAGCTTTCACAAATTTCTTGCCAAAGGATCTCCCGACTTCCCTAATTGTTCCTAGTAAATCGTATTGCGCCAAGGATTGTGTTTTAGACCCTAACTGTCAGTCCTTCTTTTATGTTACCAATGAACACAACAAACTTTGCTATCACATGTCACAGGTGTTAACAAGCACAACGGGACTGATTGCTCAAGATGACGTTGGTTATTACTACGTCCACAAAG TGAATGGCGGTTGGTCCGAGTGGTCAGTGACATCAGCTGGTACATGTACATTGTCCTGTGGAGGTGGTCAGCAGACAGTTATTCGGGACAGGACCTGCAGTAACCCGCTCCCAGGCCATGGTGGAACCCCGTGTCCCGGGCTGTCAACAGATAGTCAGACACAGGCATGTAACACTGTGGCTTGTGCAG TTGACGGTGCCTGGGCGACATGGACCGTGACGTCGACTGGACCTTGCTCAGTGACCTGTGGGGGAGGTCAGCAGTCACTCAGTCGGGTTAGGACATGTACCAACCCTTCACCTGCTCATGGCGGTTCACCTTGCCCAGGTTCATCCACAGATAATCCCAGTCAACGATGCAACACCACACCCTGTCCAG TTGACGGCGCCTGGGCGACATGGGCCGTGGCATCCACTGGACCTTGCTCAGTGACCTGTGGGGGAGGGAAGCAGTCACTCAGTCGGGTCCGGACATGTACCAATCCTTCACCTGCTCATGGCGGTACATCTTGCCCAGGTTCATCCACAGATAATCTCAGTCAATCTTGCAATACCACACCCTGCCCAG TTGACGGTGCCTGGGCGACATGGACCGTGGCGTCGACTGGACCTTGCTCAGTGACCTGTGGAGGAGGTCAGCAGTCACTCAGTCGGGTCAGGACATGTACGAACCCTTCACCTGCTCATGGCGGTTCACCTTGCCCAGGTTCATCCACAGATAATCCCAGTCAACGATGCAACACCACACCCTGTCCAG TTGACGGCGCCTGGGCGACATGGGCCGTGGCATCCACTGGACCTTGCTCAGTGACCTGTGGGGGAGGGAAGCAGTCACTCAGTCGGGTCCGGACATGTACCAATCCTTCACCTGCTCATGGCGGTACATCTTGCCCAGGTTCATCCACAGATAATCTCAGTCAATCTTGCAATACCACACCCTGCCCAG TTGACGGTGCCTGGGCGACATGGACCGTGGCGTCGACTGGACCTTGCTCAGTGACCTGTGGAGGAGGGCAACAGTCACTCAGTCGGGTCAGGACATGTACGAACCCTTCACCTGCTCATGGCGGTTCATCTTGCCCAGGTTCATCCACAGATAATCTCAGTCAATCTTGCAATACCACACCCTGTCCAG TTGATGGCGGTTGGACCGGCTGGACCACGTCCTCAGAGGATCCCTGTTCTGTGAGCTGTGGAGGAGGGACAAAGACCAGACACGAGGCCAGAAGCTGTACCAGCCCTGTTCCATCTAACGGAGGAGCTACCTGTAGTGGATCGCCCACCAGAGATACAGCAGTGTCTTGTAACACTGCAGTTTGTCCAG TGACGTGTCCAACAAACAATGGCTACATTCATGAAACCTCTGTCAACGTATGCTACAAGATAACAACGGTTACTCTAAACTGGAACGATGCTCGGTCCTACTGTCAAGGTGAAGGAGGCGATCTCATTGCCCTTCAGACAAGCGCCAAGGAGACATTTATTCGCAAGGCGATATTTG ACATCATCGGACATTCTGATGTAGACTACTTCATAGGAGGACAACAAACATCAACTCTTGGCTCGTGGAAGTGGGTAGATGGAACTTCAATCTCTGGGTTTTCAATGTCTGTTTCTTCCAAAATGTGTTTGGAAATCGACAAAGACATCTTGGATGATGACTCTTGTAATAACGTACAGCGGTTTGTGTGTGAAATTATACTGACGTAA